The Streptomyces sp. NBC_00344 genome includes a window with the following:
- a CDS encoding ribonuclease J, with the protein MSHPHPELGAPPKLPKNGLRVTPLGGLGEIGRNMTVFEYGGRLLIVDCGVLFPEEEQPGIDLILPDFTSIRDRLDDIEGIVLTHGHEDHIGGVPYLLRLKQDIPLIGSKLTLALIEAKLQEHRIRPYTLEVTEGHRESIGPFDCEFVAVNHSIPDALAVAIRTPAGMAVHTGDFKMDQLPLDRRLTDLPTFAKLGEEGIDLLLADSTNAEVPGFVPPERDISNVLRTVFANAQKRIIVASFASHVHRIQQILDAAHEYGRRVAFVGRSMVRNMGIARDLGYLKVPAGLVVDVKTLDDLPDDEVVLVCTGSQGEPMAALSRMANRDHQIRIVQGDTVILASSLIPGNENAVYRVINGLSRWGADVVHKGNAKVHVSGHASAGELLYFYNICKPKNLMPVHGEWRHLRANAELGALTGVPKDHIVIAEDGVVVDLIDGRARIVGKVQAGYVYVDGLSVGDVTETSLKDRRILGDEGIISVFIVVDSSSGKIVGGPHIQARGSGIDDAAFSAVVPKIEDALNKSAQDGVLEPHQLQQLIRRTVGKWVSDSYRRRPMILPVVVEV; encoded by the coding sequence TTGAGTCATCCGCATCCCGAACTCGGCGCACCGCCGAAGCTTCCCAAGAACGGCCTGCGCGTCACCCCGCTCGGGGGTCTCGGCGAGATCGGCCGGAACATGACGGTCTTCGAATACGGAGGCCGGCTGCTGATCGTCGACTGCGGCGTGCTCTTCCCCGAGGAGGAGCAGCCGGGCATCGACCTGATCCTGCCGGACTTCACCTCCATCAGGGACCGCCTCGACGACATCGAGGGCATCGTGCTCACGCACGGGCACGAGGACCACATCGGTGGCGTGCCCTATCTGCTGCGGCTCAAGCAGGACATTCCGCTGATCGGCTCCAAGCTGACCCTCGCGCTGATCGAGGCGAAGCTCCAGGAGCACCGGATCCGCCCGTACACCCTTGAAGTGACCGAGGGGCACCGGGAGAGCATCGGTCCGTTCGACTGCGAGTTCGTGGCGGTCAACCACTCCATCCCGGATGCCCTCGCGGTGGCCATCCGCACGCCGGCGGGTATGGCGGTCCACACCGGCGACTTCAAGATGGACCAGTTGCCGCTGGACCGTCGTCTCACGGACCTGCCGACCTTCGCCAAGCTCGGCGAGGAGGGCATCGACCTCCTGCTGGCCGACTCGACCAACGCCGAGGTGCCGGGGTTCGTCCCGCCCGAGCGCGACATCTCGAACGTCCTGCGCACGGTCTTCGCGAACGCCCAGAAGCGCATCATCGTGGCCAGCTTCGCCAGTCACGTGCACCGCATCCAGCAGATTCTCGACGCGGCGCACGAGTACGGACGCCGCGTGGCGTTCGTGGGGCGCTCCATGGTCAGGAACATGGGCATCGCACGTGACCTGGGCTACCTCAAGGTCCCGGCGGGTCTTGTCGTCGACGTCAAGACGCTCGACGATCTTCCGGACGACGAGGTCGTGCTGGTCTGCACCGGCTCGCAGGGCGAACCGATGGCTGCACTCTCCCGGATGGCCAACCGCGACCACCAGATCCGGATCGTCCAGGGCGACACGGTGATTCTGGCGTCCTCGCTCATCCCGGGCAACGAGAACGCGGTCTACCGCGTCATCAACGGCCTGAGCCGCTGGGGCGCCGACGTCGTCCACAAGGGCAACGCGAAGGTCCATGTGTCGGGCCACGCCTCGGCCGGCGAGCTGTTGTACTTCTACAACATCTGCAAGCCGAAGAACCTGATGCCGGTGCACGGCGAATGGCGCCACCTGCGGGCGAACGCCGAGCTCGGCGCGCTGACGGGTGTCCCCAAGGACCACATCGTCATCGCCGAGGACGGCGTGGTGGTCGACCTGATCGACGGCAGGGCCAGGATCGTCGGCAAGGTCCAGGCGGGTTACGTGTACGTCGACGGCCTTTCGGTCGGCGACGTCACGGAGACCTCGCTCAAGGACCGCCGCATCCTCGGTGACGAGGGCATCATCTCGGTCTTCATCGTGGTCGACAGCTCCAGCGGCAAGATCGTGGGCGGCCCGCACATCCAGGCCAGGGGCTCGGGTATCGACGACGCGGCGTTCAGCGCTGTCGTACCCAAGATCGAGGACGCCCTGAACAAGTCCGCCCAGGACGGCGTCCTGGAACCGCACCAGCTCCAGCAGCTCATCCGCCGCACGGTCGGCAAGTGGGTCTCCGACAGCTACCGTCGGCGCCCCATGATCCTTCCCGTCGTCGTCGAGGTCTGA
- a CDS encoding M16 family metallopeptidase — translation MTSRSSVTTARTSSEARAVARTQTLLKGENGIGTVRRTTLPGGLRIVTETLPSVRSATFGIWANVGSRDETPTLNGATHYLEHLLFKGTAKRSALDISSAIDAVGGEMNAFTAKEYTCYYARVLDTDLPLAIDVVCDMLTGSLIAPEDVDAERGVILEEIAMTEDDPGDCVHDLFAHTMLGDTPLGRPVLGTVDTINALNRGQIARFYKKHYDPTHLVVAAAGNIDHATVVRQVRRAFDRAGALSRTDAVPVAPREGARALRAAGRVELLNRKTEQAHVVLGMPGLARTDDRRWAMSVLNTALGGGMSSRLFQEIREKRGLAYSVYSYTSGFADCGLFGVYAGCRPNQVHEVLKICRAELDRAASEGLTDEEIRRAIGQLAGSTVLGLEDTGALMNRIGKSELCWGSQMSVDEMLERIASVTPDEVRSVAHDILDHRPSLSVIGPLKDKQADRLHEAVS, via the coding sequence GTGACGTCCCGTAGTTCCGTGACGACGGCCCGCACCTCATCGGAGGCGCGGGCCGTCGCCCGTACCCAAACGCTCCTCAAGGGGGAGAACGGCATCGGCACGGTTCGCAGGACCACCCTCCCGGGCGGTCTGCGCATTGTCACCGAGACCCTCCCCTCCGTACGGTCGGCGACCTTCGGGATCTGGGCGAACGTCGGATCACGCGACGAGACGCCGACCCTCAACGGCGCCACCCACTACCTCGAGCACCTCCTCTTCAAGGGCACTGCCAAGCGCAGCGCCCTCGACATCTCCTCCGCGATCGACGCGGTCGGCGGCGAGATGAACGCCTTCACGGCGAAGGAGTACACCTGCTACTACGCACGGGTTCTCGACACCGATCTGCCGCTGGCCATCGACGTCGTCTGCGACATGCTCACCGGTTCGCTGATAGCTCCCGAGGACGTCGACGCCGAACGCGGTGTCATCCTCGAGGAGATCGCGATGACCGAGGACGACCCGGGTGACTGTGTGCACGACCTGTTCGCGCACACCATGCTCGGCGACACCCCCCTCGGCCGCCCCGTTCTCGGCACCGTCGACACCATCAACGCGCTGAACCGCGGCCAGATCGCCCGCTTCTACAAGAAGCACTACGACCCCACGCATCTGGTGGTCGCCGCGGCCGGCAACATCGACCACGCCACCGTCGTACGCCAGGTCCGCAGGGCGTTCGACCGGGCGGGCGCCCTGTCCCGCACGGACGCGGTACCGGTGGCCCCGCGGGAAGGCGCCCGCGCTCTGCGTGCGGCCGGCCGTGTCGAACTGCTGAACCGCAAGACCGAGCAGGCCCATGTCGTTCTCGGAATGCCGGGCCTGGCCCGCACCGACGACAGGCGGTGGGCCATGAGCGTCCTCAACACCGCACTCGGCGGCGGAATGTCCTCACGCCTCTTCCAGGAAATCCGGGAGAAGCGCGGCCTGGCCTACAGCGTGTACTCGTACACCTCCGGCTTCGCCGACTGCGGGCTCTTCGGCGTGTACGCCGGCTGCCGGCCCAACCAGGTGCACGAGGTCCTCAAGATCTGCCGTGCGGAACTCGACAGGGCCGCGTCCGAGGGTCTCACCGATGAGGAGATCCGCCGCGCGATCGGGCAGCTCGCGGGCTCCACGGTGCTCGGTCTGGAGGACACCGGTGCTCTGATGAACCGGATCGGCAAGAGCGAACTGTGCTGGGGCTCCCAGATGTCGGTGGACGAGATGCTGGAGCGGATCGCATCGGTCACCCCGGACGAAGTCCGCTCGGTCGCCCACGACATCCTTGACCACCGGCCCTCGCTGTCCGTCATCGGGCCGCTCAAGGACAAGCAGGCCGACCGCCTCCACGAAGCGGTTTCCTAA
- the dapA gene encoding 4-hydroxy-tetrahydrodipicolinate synthase: protein MAPISTPQTPFGRVLTAMVTPFTADGALDLDGAQRLAAHLVDAGNDGLVVNGTTGESPTTSDAEKNNLVRAVREAVGDRAHVIAGVGTNDTRHSLELARAAVDAGAHGLLAVTPYYNKPPQEGLLRHFTAIADATELPVMLYDIPGRSGVPINTETIVRLAEHPRIVANKDAKGDLGRASWAIARSGLAWYSGDDMLNLPLFSVGACGFVSVVGHLVTPELRALLEAFLAGEVQKATEIHQRLLPVFTGMFRTQGVITTKAALSLQGLPAGPLRLPLVELAPEETAQLKIDLAAGGVEL from the coding sequence ATGGCTCCGATCTCCACTCCGCAGACCCCCTTCGGGCGGGTCCTCACCGCTATGGTCACGCCCTTCACGGCGGACGGCGCGCTCGACCTCGACGGCGCACAGCGGCTCGCCGCCCATCTGGTGGATGCAGGCAACGACGGCCTGGTCGTCAATGGCACCACCGGCGAGTCCCCGACCACCAGCGACGCGGAGAAAAACAACCTCGTACGGGCCGTACGGGAAGCAGTGGGAGACCGGGCCCATGTCATCGCGGGTGTAGGCACCAACGACACCCGGCACAGTCTTGAGCTGGCCCGCGCGGCCGTGGACGCAGGTGCGCACGGCCTGCTGGCCGTCACGCCGTACTACAACAAGCCGCCGCAGGAGGGTCTGCTCCGGCACTTCACCGCCATCGCCGACGCCACCGAGCTGCCGGTCATGCTCTATGACATTCCGGGCCGCAGCGGCGTCCCGATCAACACCGAGACGATCGTCCGGCTCGCCGAGCACCCGCGGATCGTCGCCAACAAGGACGCCAAGGGAGACCTCGGCCGGGCGAGCTGGGCCATCGCCCGCTCCGGCCTGGCCTGGTACTCGGGCGACGACATGCTCAATCTCCCGCTGTTCTCTGTCGGCGCCTGCGGTTTCGTCTCCGTGGTGGGGCATCTCGTGACACCTGAGCTCCGCGCCCTGCTGGAGGCCTTCCTCGCGGGCGAGGTTCAGAAGGCGACCGAGATCCATCAGCGGCTGCTTCCGGTGTTCACCGGCATGTTCCGTACTCAGGGAGTGATCACCACCAAGGCGGCACTCAGCCTCCAGGGACTGCCTGCCGGCCCGCTGCGTCTTCCCCTGGTGGAGCTCGCACCGGAGGAAACGGCTCAGCTCAAGATCGATCTCGCGGCCGGCGGGGTAGAACTCTGA
- the dapB gene encoding 4-hydroxy-tetrahydrodipicolinate reductase → MSSKLRVAVLGAGGRIGSEAARAVDTADDLELVAALDRDDKLEALAASGAQVAVDLTHPEAVMGNLEFCVRHGIHGVVGTTGWTDERLAQLRGWLDASPGTGVLVAPNFSIGAVLTMTFAQAAARFFESAEVIELHHPNKADAPSGTAQRTAQLIAAAREKAGCAPQPDATSSAIDGARGADIDGVPVHSVRLRGLLAHQEVLLGGEGETLTIRHDSLHHSSFMPGILLGVRRVVTAPGLTVGLENFLDLS, encoded by the coding sequence ATGAGCAGCAAGCTGCGCGTGGCGGTACTCGGCGCCGGGGGCCGTATCGGCTCCGAAGCCGCACGGGCCGTGGACACCGCCGACGATCTGGAGCTGGTCGCCGCACTCGACCGCGACGACAAGCTGGAAGCGCTCGCCGCGTCCGGGGCCCAGGTCGCGGTCGATCTGACGCATCCCGAAGCGGTGATGGGCAACCTGGAATTCTGTGTGCGCCACGGAATCCACGGTGTGGTCGGCACCACAGGCTGGACCGACGAACGCCTCGCGCAGCTCCGCGGCTGGCTCGACGCCTCTCCTGGGACCGGTGTGCTCGTTGCCCCGAACTTCTCCATCGGAGCCGTGCTCACCATGACGTTCGCACAGGCGGCAGCCCGTTTCTTCGAGTCCGCCGAGGTCATCGAGCTGCATCACCCGAACAAGGCGGACGCCCCGTCCGGCACCGCTCAGCGCACCGCGCAGCTGATCGCGGCGGCTCGTGAGAAGGCGGGCTGCGCTCCGCAGCCGGATGCGACCAGCAGCGCCATCGACGGCGCTCGCGGTGCCGACATCGACGGCGTGCCGGTGCACTCCGTGCGGCTGCGCGGTCTTCTGGCCCACCAGGAAGTGCTGCTCGGAGGTGAGGGCGAGACCCTCACCATCCGCCATGACTCCCTGCACCACAGCAGCTTCATGCCGGGCATCCTGCTCGGTGTCCGACGCGTGGTCACCGCTCCCGGCCTTACCGTCGGCCTGGAAAACTTCCTCGATCTGAGCTGA
- the rpsO gene encoding 30S ribosomal protein S15, with protein MSLDAATKKQIMTEFGQKEGDTGSPEVQVAMLSRRISDLTEHLKMHKHDHHSRRGLLILVGQRRRLLQYLAKKDIQRFRALVDRLGIRRGAAGGAK; from the coding sequence GTGTCGCTCGACGCCGCTACGAAGAAGCAGATCATGACCGAGTTCGGCCAGAAGGAGGGCGACACCGGTTCCCCCGAGGTTCAGGTCGCCATGCTCTCCCGCCGTATCTCGGACCTGACCGAGCACCTGAAGATGCACAAGCACGACCACCACTCCCGCCGGGGTCTGCTGATCCTGGTCGGCCAGCGCCGCCGCCTTCTGCAGTACCTGGCCAAGAAGGACATCCAGCGCTTCCGTGCCCTGGTCGACCGCCTCGGCATCCGCCGCGGTGCGGCCGGCGGCGCCAAGTAA
- a CDS encoding polyribonucleotide nucleotidyltransferase, whose product MENETHYAEAVIDNGTFGTRTIRFETGRLAKQAAGSAVAYLDDDTMVLSATTASKKPKDQLDFFPLTVDVEERQYAAGKIPGSFFRREGRPSEDAILTCRLIDRPLRPSFKKGLRNEIQIVETIMALNPDHLYDVVAINAASCSTMLAGLPFSGPIGGTRVALIKGQWVAFPTHTELEDAVFDMVVAGRVLEDGDVAIMMVEAEATEKTIQLVKDGAEAPTEEVVAAGLEAAKPFIKALCKAQSDLAAKAAKPTGEFQVFLDYQDDVLEALTAAVSTELAKALTIAGKQERETELDRIKEIAGEKLLPQFEGREKEISGAYRALTKKLVRERVIKDKVRIDGRGVTDIRTLAAEVEAIPRVHGSALFERGETQILGVTTLNMLRMEQQLDTLSPVTRKRYMHNYNFPPYSVGETGRVGSPKRREIGHGALAERALVPVLPSREEFPYAIRQVSEALGSNGSTSMGSVCASTMSLLNAGVPLKAAVAGIAMGLISQEIDGKTHYVALTDILGAEDAYGDMDFKVAGTKQFVTALQLDTKLDGIPASVLAAALKQARDARLHILDVMNEAIDVPDEMSPNAPRIITVKIPVDKIGEVIGPKGKMINQIQEDTGADITIEDDGTIYIGAQQGSQAEAARATINSIANPTMPEVGERYLGTVVKTTTFGAFVSLMPGKDGLLHISQIRKLAGGKRVENVEDVLAVGSKVQVEIGEIDSRGKLSLVPVIEGEEDEKKDDADK is encoded by the coding sequence GTGGAGAACGAGACCCACTACGCCGAGGCCGTTATCGACAACGGAACCTTCGGCACCCGCACCATCCGCTTCGAGACGGGACGCCTGGCCAAGCAGGCCGCCGGTTCCGCCGTGGCGTACCTGGACGACGACACCATGGTGCTGTCGGCCACCACTGCTTCCAAGAAGCCCAAGGACCAGCTCGACTTCTTCCCCCTCACGGTGGACGTCGAGGAGCGGCAGTACGCGGCCGGCAAGATCCCCGGCTCCTTCTTCCGCCGTGAGGGCCGGCCCTCCGAGGACGCGATCCTCACCTGCCGCCTGATCGACCGCCCGCTGCGCCCCTCCTTCAAGAAGGGCCTGCGCAACGAGATCCAGATCGTCGAGACGATCATGGCGCTCAACCCCGACCACCTGTACGACGTGGTCGCGATCAACGCCGCCTCCTGCTCCACGATGCTGGCCGGCCTGCCCTTCTCCGGCCCGATCGGCGGCACCCGTGTCGCCCTGATCAAGGGCCAGTGGGTCGCCTTCCCGACGCACACCGAGCTCGAGGACGCCGTCTTCGACATGGTCGTCGCCGGGCGCGTGCTCGAAGACGGCGATGTCGCGATCATGATGGTCGAGGCCGAGGCCACCGAGAAGACCATCCAGCTCGTCAAGGACGGCGCTGAGGCCCCGACCGAAGAGGTCGTCGCCGCCGGTCTCGAGGCTGCGAAGCCCTTCATCAAGGCACTCTGCAAGGCCCAGTCCGACCTCGCCGCCAAGGCTGCCAAGCCGACCGGTGAGTTCCAGGTCTTCCTCGACTACCAGGACGACGTCCTGGAGGCGCTCACCGCCGCCGTCAGCACCGAGCTCGCCAAGGCGCTCACCATCGCCGGCAAGCAGGAGCGCGAGACCGAGCTGGACCGCATCAAGGAGATCGCCGGCGAGAAGCTGCTCCCGCAGTTCGAGGGCCGCGAGAAGGAGATCTCCGGTGCCTACCGTGCGCTGACCAAGAAGCTGGTCCGCGAGCGGGTCATCAAGGACAAGGTCCGTATCGACGGCCGTGGCGTCACGGACATCCGTACGCTCGCCGCCGAGGTCGAGGCCATCCCGCGGGTGCACGGCTCGGCGCTCTTCGAGCGTGGTGAGACCCAGATCCTCGGTGTCACCACCCTCAACATGCTCCGTATGGAGCAGCAGCTGGACACCCTTTCCCCGGTGACCCGCAAGCGCTACATGCACAACTACAACTTCCCGCCGTACTCCGTCGGTGAGACCGGCCGCGTGGGCTCGCCCAAGCGCCGCGAGATCGGACACGGTGCGCTCGCCGAGCGTGCCCTGGTACCGGTGCTGCCGTCGCGCGAGGAGTTCCCGTACGCGATCCGCCAGGTCTCCGAGGCGCTGGGCTCCAACGGCTCGACGTCCATGGGCTCGGTCTGTGCCTCGACCATGTCGCTGCTGAACGCCGGTGTGCCCCTCAAGGCCGCCGTCGCCGGTATCGCCATGGGCCTCATCTCGCAGGAGATCGACGGCAAGACGCACTACGTCGCCCTCACCGACATCCTCGGTGCGGAGGACGCCTACGGCGACATGGACTTCAAGGTCGCCGGCACCAAGCAGTTCGTGACCGCGCTCCAGCTCGACACCAAGCTCGACGGCATCCCCGCCTCGGTCCTGGCCGCCGCGCTGAAGCAGGCCCGTGACGCCCGCCTCCACATCCTCGATGTGATGAACGAGGCCATCGACGTCCCGGACGAGATGTCCCCGAACGCCCCGCGGATCATCACCGTCAAGATCCCGGTGGACAAGATCGGTGAGGTCATCGGCCCCAAGGGCAAGATGATCAACCAGATCCAGGAGGACACCGGCGCCGACATCACGATCGAGGACGACGGCACCATCTACATCGGTGCCCAGCAGGGCTCGCAGGCCGAGGCCGCGCGCGCCACGATCAACTCGATCGCCAACCCGACCATGCCGGAGGTCGGCGAGCGCTACCTGGGTACGGTCGTCAAGACCACCACCTTCGGTGCGTTCGTGTCGCTGATGCCGGGCAAGGACGGCCTGCTGCACATCTCGCAGATCCGCAAGCTTGCCGGTGGCAAGCGGGTGGAGAACGTCGAGGACGTGCTCGCGGTCGGCTCCAAGGTGCAGGTCGAGATCGGTGAGATCGACTCCCGCGGCAAGCTCTCCCTGGTCCCCGTGATCGAGGGCGAAGAGGACGAGAAGAAGGACGACGCCGACAAGTGA
- the thyX gene encoding FAD-dependent thymidylate synthase produces the protein MSDTPTSDPKPSFRSDVTVELVKHSASDSDVLWAARVSTAGEQSLEELQKDPERSRGLINYLMRDRHGSPFEHNSMTFFISAPIFVFREFMRHRVGWSYNEESGRYRELEPVFYVPGEDRKLVQQGRPGKYEFVAGTPAQQALTARVTEDSYRQAYEAYQEMLAAGVAREVARTVLPVGLFSSMYATCNARSLMHFLGLRTQHELAKTPSFPQREIEMVGERMEEHWSKLMPLTHAAFNTNGRVAP, from the coding sequence GTGAGCGACACTCCCACCTCAGACCCCAAGCCGAGCTTCCGCAGCGACGTCACCGTCGAGCTGGTGAAGCACAGCGCGAGTGACTCCGACGTGCTGTGGGCGGCCCGAGTCTCCACGGCGGGTGAGCAGTCCCTGGAAGAGCTGCAGAAGGACCCTGAGCGTTCCAGGGGTCTGATCAACTACCTGATGCGGGACCGCCACGGCAGCCCCTTCGAGCACAACTCGATGACCTTCTTCATCAGCGCCCCGATCTTCGTCTTCCGTGAGTTCATGCGGCACCGCGTCGGATGGTCCTACAACGAGGAATCGGGCCGGTACAGGGAGCTGGAGCCGGTTTTCTACGTCCCGGGCGAGGACCGGAAGCTGGTGCAGCAGGGGCGCCCCGGCAAGTACGAGTTCGTCGCCGGAACCCCGGCCCAGCAGGCGCTCACCGCGCGGGTGACGGAGGACTCCTACCGCCAGGCGTACGAGGCGTACCAGGAGATGCTGGCCGCCGGTGTGGCGCGAGAGGTGGCCCGTACGGTGCTGCCGGTCGGACTCTTCTCGTCGATGTACGCGACCTGCAATGCCCGGTCGCTGATGCACTTCCTCGGTCTGCGGACCCAGCACGAGCTGGCGAAGACACCCTCGTTCCCGCAGCGCGAGATCGAGATGGTCGGCGAGCGGATGGAAGAGCACTGGTCGAAGCTCATGCCGCTCACCCACGCGGCCTTCAATACCAACGGTCGCGTGGCCCCGTAG